The sequence TGGAGCAGCGTTCTGATGTCAGTGGAGTTGATACGGAGAAAACGGAAGAGTTCAAGCAGTGGGTGACAAATTACGTTTCAATGCGACTGCAACAACTCGTGCCAGAGACCTGCGACCATCCTGATGAAGCCGTACTTCAAGACGGTCCCTACCTTGACAACACCACAGTGCCTTGTACAGAGGAAGTCGAGCATCGGGTCAAGCGGATACCAATTCCGTTTGTCCGTGAGATGGTTGTCCAGCGCGTCGCTGAAAATGCACGGCAAGCCGGTGTTGAACGTGTAGATATTGACTTTTTCGAGGAAGCAGCGACGTTTTGACAATGTAAAGCCACGGAGGAGTTTCCTCTGCCCAATTTTGATTGGAAGGACTTCTTAAAGGCACCGCTGTAATGGGTATCTGTTGTCAGTTATCGGAGGAGTGGTTGTCAGTTGTGAGTTGTCGGTTAAGAGCGATTTGTGGTATGCAAAACAACCACAACTGCTACATACCTACCGACAACCGATAATCCATAGCTAAATCATGGACTGGGTTTTTAACACCTTCTCAGAATACCTTGAGAACGACTTTAAAAAACGCATTGGGAAACAGGATCCGACTGTTTCCGACCTTTGGCAAGCCTTTCAGGTGCTTTTTCCTGCTACGTCCGCACAGTTACTCGTGCAGGAACCGGTGGGCAATACAGTCCGATTTAAGCCGCTTGCCTTCTATCACGCCGACGAAATGGGTCCGTTGATTGAAGCCCCGTTGGAATATCTCAGAGGAAATTTCGGGGGTGGCAAATTCAAAATCAACTTCTATCACGGTATGCAGTTCATCGCGACCATTAATTTCAAACCAGAGGGTCCTGAAATCTGGCGTGAGTTACCTGAGTTGGAAGGAAACCCCATTTCCAATCAATAATGCTAACGAAATTCTGCTACTGGAGCACAGTTTGTTTTTCTTACATTCTGCAACTACGGTTAGAAATTGGTAAACCTGATTAACAACTGATGTTATGTCTACTACGGCGTACATCACGAGGACAATAGACACAATTATGTCATTCGAGCACAATGTGTCTTTGCTATACATTCATGAGCCAGCAACAGGAATTTGGGGCATGCCCCTCATGTGGAAATGCAAATCTCCGTCGATTGGACGGTAATTCATGGTTCTGTTTGGATTGTGACTGGGATAACTTAGGTGTCATTTCCAAAGGAAACGACGACTTGCTCTCCTCTCTCCTTCACGGAGACATCCATTCGCGGCGGCTCGCCGCGCAAGCGTTGATTAATATCGGTGATGCTGACCGACACCTTGCCGCGCTAACGGATGCAAACGCCCTCTTAGAAGCACTTGACGACGAAGATGCCGATGTGCGCTACTTCGTCGCAATCGCACTCGGTAAACTGGAGGCGAGTCTCAGTCTTGGTAAACTGAAGCAACTCGCCCAAGACGATGCCTCCGCACTCGTGCGGGAAGGAGCTAAAACCGCGGTGGAACAGATAGAGGCGCGCTATCTTCGTTAGACATCTTTTTCTATTATCTGGAGGACCATCCCACATGGGTAAGTTTAAAACTTATCGGATGATGGCAGCTTGTAGCCGAAGGCGAAAAGCGGATCTTTGAGTTTCGGGGACATTGCCACACGGCACCTGATACCTCCCGTTAGGGCAAAGTTAAAAAATGGAGGATTGTTCCGAGCGGGCGCGCTTGAAACTTATCGAATGATGGCAGCTTGTAGCTGAAGGCGAAAAGCGGATCTTTGAGTTTCGGGGACATTGCCACACGGCACCTGATACCTCCCGTTAGGGCAAAATTAAAAAATGGAAAAAATTCGACTCGGTTATATTGGTTGTGGGTTCATGGCACAGAAAGTCCACATCCCAAATTTTACAAGCATCCCGGACTGTGAACTCATTGGGCTTGCAGAGGTACGTACTGAACTCGGGAAAAAAGTCCAAAGCCGTTTCGGTATCCCTAAACTTTATCGGGACCATGACGAACTCGCACAAAACGCTGATATTGAAGCAGTCGCTGTGTCTGCCGATTTCGCATTGCAAGGTGAAATCGCGCGGGATCTCCTTTTGGCAGGTAAGCACGTCTTCATGGAGAAACCGATGGCTGTTTCCGTTGAACAAGCCGAAGCTATTGTAGCAGCGTCACAAAAGTCTGGCAAAAAGTTGATGGTCGGCTACATGAAACGGTACGATGCCGGAAACGAGATCGTCAAGACAAAAATCGCTCAATTCCGAGAAACAAACGAACTCGGACGCTTGACGTACGCCAGAAATCACGGATTTGGTGGGGATTGGGTCTGTAATCTCGATACCCACATGGATGGGACAACAGAAACAAAACCGAGCGCGCCTGTCAAAACGCCAGAATGGATACCCGACCAATGGCGCGGCTCTTATTTAGGATACCTACAACAGTACACGCACAATATCAACCTGATGCGTTGGTTTCTTGATGCTGGCGACAAAGTTAGCGTCAGAGTCGTCGATTTAGACGCTAACGGATATTCTGGTATTGTTATCTTCGATATGGACGGTATCCGTGTGACGTTAGAGACTGGACATGTCTCTCATTACCGTTGGGATGAGCATAGTCAAATCTATTTTGAGAACGGATGGGTCCATACGTGGGCACCGCCGTTGCTTTTGAAAAATACGCCTGCAGAAGTCGAAATCTATCGTGCTGGAGAAGAACAAGAAATCACCCAGCCGATTCCGAGACCGAGTTGGACCTGGGCATATCACAGAGAAGCGGAGTACTTTGTAGCGAATGTCCGCAACGATGAACCTTTCCGCTCTTCAGCCGAGGATACCCTCACAGATGTCAGGCTCTTTGAGGACATCTACCAAATCCTCATTGAACAGCAGAAATAGTTGTCGTCAGTATGTAGTGCGTAGGTTGGGTTGAACGGGATTCTGTGAAAAATCGCTAGCATACAGAAATCGTTTCAAGATTCATCGAAAAACCTAAAATCACCAAAATACGAGTGAAACCCAACACATTTTCGCATCTCCAGTGCTTGGATTGTTGGGTTTCGCTATATCCATCTGTACGGATGAGTCATTGCAGAGCGGAACTCTCCCCGTATAATAAGGTTATTTCCGCAGTAAAATCTCCGTTTCATTAATATTCACCGCGAGTTCATAGTTCGCCTGCAAGTATGCCGCAATCAACGGGTGCCGTTCCTCGACAGGAATACCGTCAACTGCATCGAACCAACCTCCTGTTTTAAAAATCACTAAACGCGTTTTGTCCCTTTCAAGGGCTGAGATAACTTCTTGCTGCATCCCAGCTGTCGATGCATACGAGACTTGATGGAATCGGGTAACGCTCAGTCGGTTTGCGAAGAAGTAGTAAGCACCTTGGCTCGTAAAATCGAAAATCTTTTCGTTCTGTGTTGTATTTTCCTGAATATAAGCGACCACCTGTTGGACATGTTCAACCTGATCGTCCGGGATGTCCACCTTCCCTGCGCGCACTAATTCCTGCGTCACAACGCGTTGTTTGAACGGATTTTGACGCAACCGTTGCCATTTCTCACGAAAACCTGCTAACGGCTGATGGGCTTCTCCAACATACCAACAGAATACCGCAGTCGGAATCAGTACCCACGCTGCCGTCAGTGCGGACTGCCAGCGTCCGTTACCCCTTAGAAACGATAGACACGCACGGAACATTTTGAAGATCCCACTCTCTAATGGAAATAGACAAAGCAGCCATAAAAAGGTCGCGCCATAAATCAGATGACCACCATCTGAACGTCCCAAAGCAGTTCGGAAGTATGCAATGCCACCCAGCGATAGAAGTAGGAGTTTCATCGCGTTCGGTTCCGATCCAGTACCACATAAGCACCGATATGTCAGGTACGCCGCCACAATCAGAAAGATGCAAACGGGCAGATACCATCGAAAACCATCACTTAAGACGAAGACACGCCAACCCTCTGTTGACAAGAGTGTAAGTGTTTCCGATAGAGATGGAAAAGCGAGTCCCCACGTTGCGAGTTGATAGCGACACTGGATGTAGGAATTCCAGATGAGATCGTCTAAAGCACCGTGGGAGAGAAAATAAATGCCTACCGAGAAAAAACCTAACAGCACCCCGCAACCGTAGCTGATTAAGGGAGGTAGGTATTCTCTCCCCCTTCTCT is a genomic window of Candidatus Poribacteria bacterium containing:
- a CDS encoding HEAT repeat domain-containing protein, with protein sequence MSQQQEFGACPSCGNANLRRLDGNSWFCLDCDWDNLGVISKGNDDLLSSLLHGDIHSRRLAAQALINIGDADRHLAALTDANALLEALDDEDADVRYFVAIALGKLEASLSLGKLKQLAQDDASALVREGAKTAVEQIEARYLR
- a CDS encoding PCP reductase family protein; its protein translation is MSEQTNTHERIANVEERLTRLESLLVSINEKLEQRSDVSGVDTEKTEEFKQWVTNYVSMRLQQLVPETCDHPDEAVLQDGPYLDNTTVPCTEEVEHRVKRIPIPFVREMVVQRVAENARQAGVERVDIDFFEEAATF
- a CDS encoding Gfo/Idh/MocA family oxidoreductase codes for the protein MEKIRLGYIGCGFMAQKVHIPNFTSIPDCELIGLAEVRTELGKKVQSRFGIPKLYRDHDELAQNADIEAVAVSADFALQGEIARDLLLAGKHVFMEKPMAVSVEQAEAIVAASQKSGKKLMVGYMKRYDAGNEIVKTKIAQFRETNELGRLTYARNHGFGGDWVCNLDTHMDGTTETKPSAPVKTPEWIPDQWRGSYLGYLQQYTHNINLMRWFLDAGDKVSVRVVDLDANGYSGIVIFDMDGIRVTLETGHVSHYRWDEHSQIYFENGWVHTWAPPLLLKNTPAEVEIYRAGEEQEITQPIPRPSWTWAYHREAEYFVANVRNDEPFRSSAEDTLTDVRLFEDIYQILIEQQK